The following are encoded in a window of Pseudomonas sp. St316 genomic DNA:
- a CDS encoding beta-ketoacyl synthase N-terminal-like domain-containing protein: MSGAVTTMGDFCFSAMAGEFPGAPSTDALWQLLCQGQIAPIESMPTRWELDKASIYSTQAGEKDRTYLDSAFCLTDDASTPSRHEGRQVAIGKKVLQTLLTQLAGQGSTLSRERTALVVATSWSDESYFVTGVSGKTDTPPGFTPGEQVAELAAAFALGGPALSVDTACSSFPYALDMAQALVNSGQADNAIVLALNTVLPPALFLGFSQLTAFSARARMEAFGQDADGIVPGECAVAFLVEPLAQALTAQRRPLGVLRALGMSADGAEGSVFAPGKQAQYSAYQRAYRGLDPREVDYIETHGTGTPLGDATELASLNSFFAPHRPDGKKITIGSIKSVIGHPLAAAGGASLAKALMILRHKGIPPQPGYRPSTKVDETCLRLATQQVHPLEDHQSALRIGISSFGFGGANAHLVVDEYIPDNHPAAPLTAPASASGVVMLDLAIVEAEAALGSHRSLQSFQQQLDQPAAPSVMFPYGRFIDYTPAPGQPLLGKFLAQDHVIDIDGFGMGPKPLAHVDPFKLLITDRVNHLLRRLPGVAGSPGTAMVMCCNMGGERFSNAYSSAHNFYSRAQGTAPGVEVTDVATMLPNMLSGYPAQIFDFKGFHQTLVGTAGLFWQTLLASPQWFNDGITTLLLGAGRFVSGEIEVERARRSAITQGEGLGLIALRRYQPDAADKPLLVIRAAVLAHAADSLEAACQRLGKAPSDYPDVEVCELQPAATPASGSLQQMTGFLAEASGIETLLAVMLKGASHTVIEVRDAGKTVMWLFTEKLRQWSPTAAEASSPIKHPFMLRFAHSSSHELQQVITPARPVSLVREPQNDGVDVQQLSDMLTSTLLSGLRVRVRAMESLFALHRGDTTQRPTHWQRSAEHSVITNAQRNPQSLHAQLVVDETHPYFFDHPLDHIPGILLLEGVLQLIELAMPPLSGRVAYVKSLTIKFQQYVQKQGVIDLHVEQDQDSQVFNAKVMQAGKVMCTCVLGMAYSSAFETSPVGEFTATPCRNKALLHKHREENVIVSDMSSVAQGLSVDTVKLPQEHFFQAGDPEHYSMVYFLEVARQCYMQIAHSHLRIPLNTPMNLLALSFTLDRPIPRNSPLSLAPQAGFEASLQAFKTNRIYIDLFNRGEKIGQASITAQVLSQSAPAA; encoded by the coding sequence ATGAGTGGCGCAGTAACAACAATGGGCGATTTTTGCTTCAGCGCGATGGCGGGCGAGTTTCCGGGGGCGCCGTCCACGGATGCGCTGTGGCAGTTGCTCTGCCAAGGGCAGATCGCACCGATCGAATCAATGCCGACACGCTGGGAGTTGGACAAGGCGTCGATCTATTCAACCCAGGCCGGTGAGAAGGATCGCACGTACCTGGACAGCGCTTTTTGCCTGACCGATGACGCCTCGACGCCGTCACGGCACGAAGGCCGACAGGTCGCCATCGGCAAGAAAGTGCTCCAGACGTTGCTCACCCAACTCGCCGGGCAAGGCTCGACGCTGAGCAGGGAGCGCACCGCGCTGGTGGTCGCGACCTCCTGGAGCGACGAGAGCTATTTCGTCACCGGCGTGTCCGGAAAAACCGACACGCCGCCGGGCTTTACACCGGGTGAGCAAGTGGCGGAACTGGCGGCGGCCTTTGCCTTGGGTGGGCCGGCGTTGTCGGTAGACACCGCGTGCAGTTCGTTCCCCTATGCCCTGGATATGGCCCAGGCACTGGTCAACAGTGGCCAGGCTGACAACGCGATTGTCCTGGCCCTTAACACCGTGCTGCCACCGGCGCTGTTCCTGGGTTTCTCGCAGTTGACGGCTTTTTCCGCCCGGGCGCGGATGGAAGCGTTCGGCCAGGACGCCGACGGCATCGTGCCGGGCGAATGTGCCGTGGCCTTTCTGGTCGAACCACTCGCCCAGGCCCTGACGGCGCAGCGTCGTCCCCTGGGTGTGCTGCGCGCCTTGGGCATGTCCGCCGACGGCGCCGAAGGCTCGGTGTTTGCGCCGGGCAAACAGGCCCAGTACTCGGCCTACCAACGTGCCTATCGCGGCCTTGATCCACGCGAGGTCGACTACATCGAGACCCACGGCACCGGTACACCGCTGGGGGATGCAACGGAGCTGGCCTCGCTGAACAGCTTCTTTGCCCCCCATCGCCCGGACGGCAAGAAAATCACCATCGGTTCGATCAAGTCGGTCATCGGCCATCCCCTGGCCGCTGCCGGAGGTGCTTCGCTCGCCAAGGCCTTGATGATACTGCGCCATAAAGGCATTCCCCCGCAGCCCGGTTACCGCCCCAGCACCAAGGTCGACGAGACCTGCCTGCGACTCGCCACCCAGCAGGTACATCCCCTGGAGGATCATCAATCTGCACTGCGAATTGGCATCTCCAGTTTTGGCTTCGGCGGCGCCAACGCGCACCTGGTGGTGGATGAATACATTCCCGACAACCACCCTGCCGCACCCCTGACCGCCCCGGCGAGCGCCAGCGGCGTGGTCATGCTCGACCTTGCCATTGTCGAGGCTGAAGCCGCGCTGGGCAGCCACCGTTCCTTGCAGTCATTCCAGCAGCAACTCGATCAACCCGCCGCCCCCTCGGTGATGTTCCCTTATGGGCGCTTCATTGATTACACCCCGGCGCCCGGCCAACCTTTGCTGGGGAAATTCCTCGCACAGGACCACGTCATCGATATCGACGGCTTTGGCATGGGTCCCAAGCCATTGGCTCATGTCGACCCGTTCAAGCTGTTGATCACCGATCGCGTCAATCATCTGCTGCGACGTTTGCCAGGCGTGGCCGGTTCGCCCGGCACAGCGATGGTCATGTGCTGCAACATGGGTGGCGAGCGCTTCAGCAATGCCTATAGCAGCGCCCACAACTTCTACTCCCGGGCGCAAGGTACGGCACCGGGTGTCGAGGTGACGGACGTGGCAACCATGCTGCCGAACATGTTGTCCGGCTACCCGGCGCAGATTTTTGACTTCAAGGGTTTCCACCAGACCCTGGTCGGCACGGCCGGCCTGTTCTGGCAAACCTTGCTGGCCTCGCCGCAATGGTTCAACGACGGCATCACCACGCTGCTACTCGGCGCTGGGCGTTTTGTCAGCGGTGAAATCGAAGTCGAGCGCGCCCGGCGCAGCGCAATCACGCAAGGTGAAGGACTGGGGCTGATCGCGCTGCGTCGCTATCAGCCGGATGCCGCGGACAAACCCTTGCTGGTGATCCGCGCGGCGGTCCTCGCCCACGCTGCCGACTCGTTGGAAGCGGCTTGCCAACGGCTGGGCAAAGCGCCGAGCGACTATCCGGACGTTGAAGTCTGCGAGTTGCAGCCTGCTGCGACGCCTGCCAGCGGATCACTGCAGCAGATGACTGGCTTCCTGGCCGAAGCCAGTGGCATCGAGACCCTGTTGGCGGTGATGTTGAAGGGCGCGTCCCATACCGTGATCGAGGTCCGCGACGCCGGCAAGACGGTGATGTGGTTGTTTACCGAGAAGCTTCGCCAATGGAGCCCGACGGCAGCCGAAGCCAGCTCGCCCATCAAGCATCCCTTCATGTTGCGCTTTGCCCATTCGTCATCCCACGAACTGCAGCAGGTCATCACGCCTGCCCGGCCTGTCAGCCTGGTCCGCGAACCGCAGAACGATGGCGTCGACGTGCAGCAGCTCAGCGACATGCTCACCAGCACCCTGCTCTCCGGGCTGCGGGTGCGGGTTCGCGCCATGGAAAGCCTGTTCGCCCTGCACCGTGGCGACACAACCCAGCGCCCGACGCACTGGCAGCGCAGCGCGGAACATAGCGTGATCACCAACGCCCAGCGCAACCCACAGTCGCTGCACGCCCAGCTCGTGGTGGATGAAACGCACCCGTACTTCTTCGATCATCCCCTGGATCACATCCCAGGCATCTTGTTGCTCGAGGGCGTGCTGCAACTGATTGAACTGGCCATGCCCCCGCTGAGCGGACGGGTCGCCTACGTCAAGAGCCTGACGATCAAGTTCCAGCAATACGTACAGAAGCAAGGCGTAATCGATCTGCATGTCGAACAAGACCAGGATTCCCAGGTGTTCAATGCCAAGGTCATGCAGGCCGGGAAAGTGATGTGCACTTGCGTCCTGGGGATGGCCTACAGCTCCGCATTCGAGACATCGCCAGTCGGCGAATTCACCGCCACACCCTGCCGTAACAAGGCCCTGCTGCACAAGCACAGGGAGGAGAACGTCATCGTCAGTGACATGAGCAGCGTCGCCCAGGGCCTGAGCGTGGACACCGTGAAACTGCCGCAGGAACACTTTTTCCAGGCAGGTGATCCCGAGCACTATTCGATGGTGTATTTCCTCGAAGTCGCTCGCCAGTGCTACATGCAGATCGCCCACAGCCATCTGCGCATTCCACTCAATACCCCGATGAATCTGCTGGCCTTGAGCTTCACCCTGGATCGCCCTATCCCCAGGAATAGCCCGCTGTCATTGGCGCCGCAAGCCGGTTTTGAGGCGTCGCTCCAGGCATTCAAGACCAACCGCATCTATATCGACCTGTTCAACCGGGGCGAAAAAATCGGTCAAGCGAGCATTACCGCCCAGGTGCTGAGTCAATCGGCACCAGCGGCCTGA
- a CDS encoding SRPBCC family protein, which produces MNDVKVQVIVKSPPSEIWKIWSNFAEAPLWDTDVRQCQLDGPFQAGTRGKCVLKNGLNMPLKLEAVSLHESYRNSARLLWIDLEFDHQMRRLSPDETHVIHSAKISGPLSFLYRGLLRKALTAAMTTALDNLCRLAEQRAIGAPGHAKPAMPLHLV; this is translated from the coding sequence GTGAACGATGTCAAAGTGCAAGTCATAGTCAAATCGCCCCCTTCTGAAATCTGGAAGATCTGGAGCAATTTTGCAGAAGCGCCGTTATGGGATACCGACGTTCGCCAGTGTCAACTCGACGGTCCTTTCCAGGCGGGGACACGCGGCAAATGTGTGCTCAAGAACGGCTTGAACATGCCACTGAAACTGGAAGCCGTGAGCCTGCACGAAAGCTATCGCAACAGCGCACGGCTGCTTTGGATCGACCTCGAGTTCGACCATCAGATGCGCAGGCTTTCTCCCGATGAAACCCATGTCATCCATAGCGCGAAGATTTCCGGCCCGTTGAGTTTCCTGTACCGCGGACTGCTGCGCAAAGCATTGACCGCAGCGATGACCACGGCCCTGGACAACCTGTGCAGGCTGGCTGAACAACGGGCCATCGGCGCCCCGGGGCACGCGAAACCCGCGATGCCTTTGCACCTCGTGTGA
- a CDS encoding outer membrane beta-barrel protein yields the protein MNLQKNTQSLIMGIVGLGAIAPASSFADNLGPYVSGMGGVNWVAKQDLTQNNNDFVEMEYNQPLHSGYATGLALGWRFPVGLRPEVELSYRRNTMDQFNNRIYEGGSSIEGKGEQEASSLMANLWYDIPNLPAPLSRFTPYVGGGLGYAVLTIKGLEAGGVEFGGTHRDTVSAWQLGAGVAYELSEHWSMSLDYRYFKTGEANYGKIQGLPPADVKTEYNAQSLMVGLRYWL from the coding sequence ATGAATCTACAGAAAAACACCCAGTCTCTTATCATGGGCATCGTTGGCCTGGGGGCTATCGCCCCGGCATCGAGCTTCGCCGACAACCTCGGCCCCTATGTCAGTGGCATGGGCGGTGTGAACTGGGTCGCCAAGCAGGACCTGACCCAGAACAACAACGACTTCGTCGAGATGGAATACAATCAGCCGCTGCACTCGGGCTACGCCACCGGCCTGGCACTGGGCTGGCGGTTCCCGGTCGGGCTCAGGCCCGAGGTGGAGCTGAGCTACCGCCGCAACACCATGGATCAGTTCAATAACCGGATCTACGAGGGCGGAAGCAGCATCGAGGGCAAAGGCGAACAAGAGGCCAGCAGCCTCATGGCCAACCTCTGGTATGACATCCCGAACCTGCCTGCTCCCTTGAGCCGCTTCACACCTTATGTGGGCGGTGGCCTGGGCTACGCGGTGCTGACCATCAAGGGCCTGGAAGCGGGTGGCGTCGAGTTCGGCGGCACCCATCGCGACACCGTCTCGGCCTGGCAACTCGGCGCAGGCGTCGCTTACGAGCTTAGCGAGCATTGGTCCATGTCCTTGGATTATCGCTACTTCAAGACCGGCGAAGCGAACTACGGCAAAATCCAGGGCCTGCCCCCGGCTGATGTGAAAACCGAATACAACGCCCAGTCCTTGATGGTCGGCCTGCGGTACTGGTTGTAA
- a CDS encoding DUF1810 domain-containing protein encodes MTESLERFVQAQASTYDHALLELRRGSKEGHWIWFIFPQLRGLGSSENATYYGLRGIDEARDYLQHPLLGPRLERATRAVLHSGVALEKLLGTIDAMKFASCMTLFASTAGEHSVYAQALDGGVRVDSRTLEILKAKERKHV; translated from the coding sequence ATGACCGAATCACTGGAGCGTTTTGTCCAGGCGCAAGCGTCAACCTATGACCACGCCTTGCTTGAGCTACGGCGTGGAAGCAAGGAAGGCCACTGGATTTGGTTCATCTTTCCCCAATTACGCGGCCTGGGCTCCAGTGAGAACGCCACCTACTATGGCCTGCGCGGCATTGACGAGGCGCGTGACTATTTGCAGCACCCGCTTCTGGGACCGCGACTGGAGCGCGCGACCCGTGCCGTACTGCACTCGGGAGTCGCTTTGGAGAAGCTCCTCGGGACCATCGACGCCATGAAGTTCGCGTCCTGCATGACGCTTTTTGCATCGACCGCGGGCGAACATTCCGTGTATGCCCAGGCGCTGGATGGTGGAGTGCGTGTCGACTCAAGAACACTCGAAATACTTAAGGCGAAAGAGAGAAAACATGTCTAA
- a CDS encoding NAD-dependent deacylase has protein sequence MNSEALFAQTVKRLRTARHLVVFTGAGISAQSGISTFRDPSTGLWARYDPKELATPAAFAKDPALVWAWYSWRRTLVNEAQPNAAHLAVARLAQCLPLVTIITQNVDDLLERAGSKEVIHLHGDLASARCFQCNRPYLGPLPVGVGEDCDSLEPPRCAHCNGQVRPNVVWFGEGMPEQELDQAFTAARDCDVMLSIGTSGNVYPAARIPTLAAEHGAWLVHINIESIGAASDKTLVGDATQWLPRLVDAFA, from the coding sequence GTGAATTCAGAAGCCCTTTTTGCGCAAACGGTGAAGCGCCTGCGAACGGCCAGGCATCTTGTCGTTTTTACCGGGGCAGGTATTTCCGCCCAAAGCGGTATCTCGACGTTCCGAGATCCCTCGACCGGCCTCTGGGCGCGTTACGACCCAAAAGAACTGGCCACTCCCGCCGCCTTTGCCAAAGATCCTGCGTTGGTATGGGCTTGGTACAGCTGGCGCCGGACGCTGGTGAACGAAGCACAACCCAATGCCGCGCACCTGGCAGTCGCCAGGCTGGCGCAGTGCTTGCCCCTTGTGACCATCATCACGCAGAACGTCGACGACCTGCTCGAACGAGCCGGATCCAAGGAGGTGATTCACCTTCACGGTGACCTGGCCAGCGCTCGTTGCTTCCAGTGCAATCGTCCCTACCTGGGGCCATTGCCCGTGGGTGTTGGCGAGGACTGCGACAGCCTGGAACCACCCCGTTGCGCACACTGCAACGGCCAGGTCCGCCCCAACGTGGTCTGGTTCGGCGAGGGGATGCCGGAACAGGAACTGGATCAGGCGTTCACCGCCGCCCGCGACTGCGACGTCATGCTCTCCATTGGCACCTCTGGAAACGTGTATCCGGCGGCACGAATTCCGACATTGGCCGCCGAACATGGCGCCTGGCTGGTGCATATCAATATCGAATCGATAGGGGCCGCTTCCGATAAGACGCTGGTGGGCGATGCGACCCAGTGGTTGCCGAGGCTGGTCGATGCGTTCGCCTGA
- a CDS encoding molecular chaperone HscC: MIVGIDLGTTHSLIAAWRDGEAQLVPNALGERLTPSVVGLDDEGRIMVGRAALERLQTHPQLTASLFKRYMGSARLTTLGNQQFRAEELSAMVLRSLREDAERHFGEPVEEAVISVPAYFSDAQRKATRIAGELAGFKVERLINEPTAAALAYGLHQRDNASTFLVFDLGGGTFDVSILELFEGVMEVRASAGDNYLGGEDFDTLLLQDFVAAQASHSEGPLALEDAQLYGRLRREAERVRKSLGQESSATFAVRQGEREWRREYTQAGLTDLYAPLFSRLRAPIETALRDARIRASELDEVLLVGGTTRMPLVRKLAASLFGRFPSIQLNPDEAVALGAAVQAGLKSRDAALEEVVLTDVCPYSLGIEIAVEYGGKLENGHYLPIIERNCVVPVSKVKRVFTLQDQQKVVLLKVYQGESRRISENILLGELDIPVPPMPAGEVGIDVRFTYDNNGLLEADAQIVQTGERRNLVISNNAGVLNSEEISQRLKALEALKIHPRDEQPNTLLIARLERLYQESRGDLRQRIDELATHFAHVLETQELHDIRALRMQISAQLDSLEEGVWR; this comes from the coding sequence ATGATTGTCGGCATTGACTTGGGCACCACCCATAGCCTGATCGCAGCATGGCGCGACGGCGAGGCGCAACTGGTACCCAACGCATTGGGCGAGAGGCTGACACCGAGCGTGGTAGGCCTGGACGACGAAGGCCGCATCATGGTCGGCCGCGCGGCTTTGGAGCGCCTACAGACCCACCCCCAGCTCACCGCCTCGCTTTTCAAACGCTATATGGGCAGCGCCCGTCTCACCACGCTGGGTAATCAACAGTTCCGAGCCGAGGAACTGTCGGCCATGGTACTGCGCAGCTTGCGCGAGGATGCCGAGCGGCATTTCGGCGAACCGGTGGAAGAGGCCGTCATCAGCGTTCCCGCCTATTTCAGCGATGCCCAACGCAAGGCCACGCGAATTGCCGGCGAGCTGGCCGGGTTCAAGGTCGAGCGGCTGATCAACGAACCCACCGCGGCAGCACTCGCCTATGGCTTGCACCAGCGCGATAACGCCAGCACCTTCCTGGTTTTCGATCTCGGCGGCGGGACTTTCGACGTGTCCATCCTGGAGCTGTTCGAAGGCGTCATGGAAGTGCGCGCCAGTGCCGGCGACAACTACCTTGGCGGGGAAGATTTCGACACGCTGCTGCTCCAGGATTTCGTTGCCGCACAAGCGAGCCATAGCGAGGGACCGCTGGCCCTTGAAGACGCGCAGCTCTATGGTCGGCTGCGCCGTGAAGCCGAACGCGTACGCAAGTCCCTGGGCCAGGAGTCAAGCGCAACGTTCGCAGTACGCCAAGGCGAGCGCGAATGGCGTCGTGAATACACCCAGGCCGGCCTGACCGATCTGTATGCGCCGCTGTTCAGCCGCCTTCGAGCTCCTATCGAGACCGCTTTGCGCGATGCCCGCATCCGCGCCAGTGAGCTGGACGAAGTGTTGCTGGTGGGTGGCACCACCCGCATGCCGCTCGTTCGCAAGCTGGCCGCCAGTCTGTTCGGGCGCTTCCCGTCGATCCAGCTCAACCCTGATGAAGCCGTGGCATTGGGCGCAGCCGTGCAGGCAGGACTGAAAAGCCGCGACGCGGCACTTGAGGAAGTCGTGCTCACTGACGTCTGCCCTTATTCCCTGGGTATCGAAATTGCGGTTGAATATGGCGGCAAGCTCGAAAACGGCCATTACCTGCCAATCATCGAGCGCAACTGCGTGGTGCCCGTGAGCAAGGTCAAGCGCGTGTTCACACTCCAGGATCAGCAAAAGGTCGTGTTGCTGAAGGTCTATCAGGGCGAAAGCCGTCGGATCAGTGAAAATATTCTCCTGGGCGAACTGGACATTCCCGTCCCGCCCATGCCGGCCGGGGAAGTGGGGATCGATGTGCGCTTCACTTACGATAACAACGGCCTCCTGGAAGCCGATGCGCAGATCGTCCAGACTGGAGAGCGACGTAACCTGGTGATCTCCAATAATGCCGGCGTGCTGAATAGCGAAGAGATCAGCCAGCGCCTCAAGGCCCTGGAAGCGCTCAAGATCCATCCACGGGACGAACAACCCAATACCTTGCTGATCGCCCGGCTGGAACGTCTTTACCAGGAAAGTCGCGGTGATCTGCGCCAGCGGATCGATGAGCTGGCTACCCACTTCGCCCATGTGCTCGAGACCCAGGAACTGCACGACATCCGGGCGCTCCGGATGCAGATCAGCGCCCAGCTCGACAGCCTGGAAGAAGGTGTCTGGCGATGA
- a CDS encoding J domain-containing protein, with protein sequence MTCWVVLGLPEDADKRSIKRQYASLLKRHRPDEDPEGFQRLREAYEQALEWADWQQEVVVDEEQPAPIELPLMELPALRQAPTGPSPSQRLAAQCLEAIDATNLDSRLTQARLYACEREFEHGLLERCLTQEDTYDLAEAAIAQLHWLTPWQREDLPGAAIEQLRAKLMELAWSRLTGAWHDSRRFLDVARQLVASPWLQTLDARQWLNRCLAMALLQAPEWSQTLFDDICELQGWKQTGQHTPCPDPWWSQLLARSHCATFLAQQARLTQFFDSSESQAARMLFGPLDEDARVRLSMTFSAADWDACEALYRTVQLRYPQILHEKPQLSPDNWRPLRRQPPILAVPLAILGTSICMSWLYEYRLGGSFYTSVIDMLLRALLLGVVGWGLHAVCKKLSRKAWRLDDWINVRYGRWLSLRRPSPLPIRENLWIALLGGLIYVAGGLPGAATYFGILGVLGALSRRAPFERGKSFLARLYERVPGDVLIGLFLGMLVPMVLLGNIWANSAYLGKNEGLQVWPQRICAARESTASPCPAGLSATQWQAFKKPQVNQP encoded by the coding sequence ATGACCTGCTGGGTGGTACTCGGGCTGCCGGAAGACGCCGATAAGCGCAGCATCAAGCGCCAGTATGCAAGTCTGCTCAAGCGGCATCGCCCAGACGAAGATCCCGAAGGTTTCCAGCGCCTGCGAGAGGCTTATGAACAGGCGTTGGAGTGGGCTGACTGGCAGCAGGAAGTGGTGGTCGACGAAGAACAGCCCGCCCCCATCGAGCTGCCCCTCATGGAACTGCCAGCCCTGAGGCAGGCACCGACAGGGCCCTCCCCCAGCCAGCGCCTGGCAGCGCAATGCCTGGAGGCGATAGACGCGACCAACCTCGACAGCCGCCTGACGCAGGCGCGTCTTTATGCCTGCGAACGTGAATTCGAACACGGCCTGCTGGAGCGTTGCCTGACGCAGGAAGATACCTACGACCTGGCCGAAGCAGCCATTGCGCAGTTGCACTGGCTGACCCCCTGGCAACGTGAGGACCTGCCCGGCGCCGCTATCGAGCAACTGCGCGCCAAGCTCATGGAGTTGGCATGGTCTCGCCTGACCGGGGCTTGGCACGACAGCCGACGCTTTCTCGATGTCGCCCGCCAGCTCGTCGCCAGTCCGTGGCTACAGACCCTGGACGCTCGGCAATGGCTGAACCGTTGCCTGGCCATGGCCCTGCTGCAAGCACCGGAGTGGTCGCAAACACTGTTCGACGACATTTGCGAGCTGCAAGGTTGGAAGCAGACCGGCCAACACACCCCGTGTCCCGACCCCTGGTGGAGTCAACTCCTGGCGCGCAGCCATTGCGCCACGTTCCTGGCGCAGCAGGCTCGCCTCACTCAGTTCTTCGACAGCAGCGAGTCCCAGGCCGCGCGCATGCTGTTTGGACCACTCGATGAAGACGCCCGAGTGCGTTTGAGCATGACCTTCAGCGCTGCGGACTGGGATGCCTGCGAGGCGCTGTATCGCACCGTTCAGCTTCGCTACCCGCAGATACTGCACGAAAAGCCACAACTGAGTCCGGACAACTGGCGTCCGTTGCGGCGCCAGCCGCCGATCCTGGCCGTGCCATTGGCCATACTCGGCACTTCGATCTGCATGAGCTGGCTCTATGAATATCGACTCGGCGGCTCGTTCTACACCAGCGTGATCGATATGTTGCTTCGCGCCCTGCTGCTGGGTGTCGTCGGCTGGGGACTTCACGCAGTGTGCAAGAAACTGAGCCGCAAAGCCTGGCGCCTGGACGATTGGATAAATGTTCGTTACGGCCGCTGGCTGAGTCTACGACGGCCCTCCCCGTTGCCGATCCGCGAAAACCTCTGGATCGCGCTGCTGGGCGGGCTCATTTACGTAGCCGGCGGATTGCCCGGGGCGGCGACCTATTTCGGAATTCTCGGTGTACTGGGTGCATTGAGCCGGCGCGCACCCTTCGAACGCGGCAAGTCTTTCCTGGCCCGACTCTATGAACGGGTGCCTGGCGATGTGCTTATCGGCCTTTTCCTGGGCATGCTCGTACCCATGGTCTTGTTGGGTAATATCTGGGCCAACAGCGCATATCTGGGCAAGAACGAAGGCCTCCAGGTCTGGCCACAGCGCATCTGTGCTGCTCGAGAGTCCACAGCTTCGCCGTGCCCAGCGGGACTTTCTGCAACCCAGTGGCAAGCTTTCAAGAAACCCCAGGTCAATCAACCATGA
- a CDS encoding DUF3829 domain-containing protein, with protein MISTRAFITAVVVLLTMTWLVQRLAGPTNDDKENRAHWAEVQEISTCLVDGAELLEQRYVDYRARQALPEEEWIRRMGFIGFGMGSGIDAEEFIRPQGSSPSPCKHGFSSGEPGSLQALARNYIKAYDDLRPIAQTAELWLNNHRDQPQPGELEKLDRALTLHLQDARAQAIPLRQALEQPQLQVREQQLASIEKHQGQDQHWYTLRFMILARQTINALDTMTEDAPLTPQQLLDLHHSLATHWTDTEAFVQALPRLRSANDSPPVWNKISLAAKEWLAALERLQQHWASGDDAAELNQDLAAARAGYDELRMRYNAAVQLQY; from the coding sequence ATGATCAGTACCCGCGCATTCATCACGGCGGTTGTCGTGTTACTGACGATGACTTGGTTGGTCCAGCGCCTGGCCGGGCCGACGAACGACGATAAGGAAAACCGCGCGCATTGGGCCGAGGTACAGGAAATAAGTACCTGCCTGGTGGACGGAGCGGAGCTATTGGAGCAGCGCTATGTCGACTACCGTGCCCGCCAAGCCTTGCCGGAGGAGGAATGGATTCGCAGGATGGGCTTCATCGGCTTCGGCATGGGCTCGGGCATCGACGCCGAGGAGTTCATCCGGCCTCAGGGTAGCTCGCCATCACCCTGCAAGCATGGGTTTAGTAGCGGCGAGCCCGGTAGCCTGCAGGCTCTCGCTCGAAATTACATCAAGGCCTATGACGACCTGCGTCCCATCGCCCAGACCGCCGAACTATGGCTGAACAACCATCGCGATCAGCCTCAGCCTGGCGAACTCGAAAAACTGGATCGTGCCCTGACCCTGCATTTGCAGGACGCACGCGCCCAGGCGATACCGTTGCGCCAAGCGTTGGAGCAGCCGCAGCTACAGGTACGTGAGCAACAGTTGGCATCCATCGAAAAGCACCAGGGGCAGGACCAGCATTGGTACACGTTGCGCTTCATGATCCTCGCCCGCCAGACCATCAATGCCCTCGACACCATGACCGAAGACGCCCCCCTGACGCCGCAGCAACTGCTCGACCTGCATCATTCGCTGGCAACCCACTGGACGGACACCGAAGCCTTCGTACAAGCCCTGCCCCGCCTGCGCTCGGCTAATGACAGCCCGCCCGTGTGGAACAAAATCAGCCTGGCAGCCAAGGAATGGCTTGCCGCCCTCGAACGCCTGCAACAACACTGGGCGTCTGGAGACGACGCCGCGGAACTGAACCAGGACCTTGCTGCTGCACGGGCCGGGTATGACGAATTGCGGATGCGTTACAACGCTGCGGTGCAGCTCCAGTATTGA